A stretch of Labrus mixtus chromosome 7, fLabMix1.1, whole genome shotgun sequence DNA encodes these proteins:
- the LOC132977070 gene encoding constitutive coactivator of PPAR-gamma-like protein 1 homolog, with protein MGVQGFLEYIEKHCPSAVVPVELQKLARGSIVGGGRQRPPQSPLRLLVDAENCLHRLYGGFYTDWVSGGQWNHMLGYLAALSKACFSGNIELLVCFNGALEKGRLHEWVKRQVNERQTAQQIISHVQNKGTPPPKVWFLPPVCMAHCIRLALLRFRVGVVQSIEDHHLEVIALCRENGFHGLVAYDSDYALCNIPCYFSAHALKLSRNSKSLTTSQYLMHEVARQLDLNPNRFVIFASLLGNHILPDEDLAAFHWSLLGPEHPLASLKVRAHQLVLPPCDVVIKAVADYVRNIPDIADLEAIAKDIFKHSQSCTDDKVIRFKKAVEYYSVASTPPHLPPLFVGPKHMGVPAAAPSPKMLNIPQVPLPIKPGVRLPFLEPLVERGLALDSVERGLTEQNSFGDIPHEGKHTPLYERSSPSNPGQAGSPNHTRAALLHACSASSSSENDESSGTTANHLSDHKGGWEKNGHSVNPPEGDLEDQTKVDLCVKFEACPGSQPGGLHSLNAQIPSLLSMPTRNHMDITIPPLPAVAPEVLRVAEHRHKKGLMYPYIYHVVTKGEIKLSVTVEDEANKDLPSAVQLFRPIRQYVYGVLFSLAEARKKAERLAMRKNCLPAYTHVLVKEWAAYKGKSPHTPELVEALPFREWTCPNLRKLWLGKAVEDKNRRMRAFLACMRSDTPAMLNPANVPMPLMVLCCVLRFMLQWPGVRILRRNELDAFLAQALSTKLYEPDQLQELKIDNLDPRGVQLAALFMSGVDMALFANDACGQPIPWEHCCPWMYFDGKLLQSKLNRANREKAQLIDLCDGQGELVAKAEKMRHSILEGLNFTRPPHPPPFPPPPIPPPHGMPFYPPAGSFFPPPPMMPPQGRGRGMPGGYSQGLQSMSSQGGKLEIAGTVVGQWAGARRGRGRGGFPLQVVSVGGPNRGRPRGVISTPVIRAFGRGGRYHTRVFKSQTAYLPSKPPHKPAHTSGQDAVKERKRSKAEERKSPASPCDGSTTENGVEDKEADQLNGDEAERRAPIQPESAFKCDSKTCNSNPHLNALNDDSGCHRDEGLEAAVLRKEE; from the exons ATGGGTGTGCAGGGCTTCTTGGAGTACATTGAAAAGCATTGCCCCAGCGCCGTGGTGCCGGTGGAGCTCCAGAAGCTAGCCAGGGGGAGTATAGTCGGAGGTGGCCGGCAGAGACCCCCTCAGAGTCCGCTGAGATTGCTGGTGGACGCCGAGAACTGCCTTCACCGGCTCTACGGGGGCTTCTACACCGACTGGGTCAGCGGGGGCCAGTGGAACCACATGCTGGGCTACTTGGCCGCCCTCTCCAAGGCCTGCTTCAGCGGCAACATTGAGCTCCTGGTGTGCTTTAATGGCGCCCTGGAGAAAGGCCGTCTTCACGAGTGGGTCAAGCGACAGGTGAACGAGAGGCAGACCGCTCAGCAGATCATCAGCCACGTCCAGAACAAGGGCACCCCGCCGCCCAAAGTCTGGTTTCTGCCCCCCGTGTGCATGGCCCACTGCATCCGACTGGCGCTCCTCAGGTTCCGCGTAGGG GTTGTCCAGAGCATCGAGGACCACCACCTGGAAGTGATTGCCTTATGCAGGGAGAACGGCTTCCACGGCCTGGTGGCCTACGACTCGGACTACGCTCTGTGCAACATCCCATGCTACTTCAGCGCCCACGCCCTCAAGCTGAGCCGCAACAGCAAAAGCCTCACCACCAGCCAGTACCTGATGCACGAAGTTGCGCGGCAGCTCGATCTCAACCCAAATCGTTTCGTCATTTTTGCATCACTTTTAG GTAATCACATTCTGCCTGATGAAGACTTGGCTGCCTTTCACTGGAGCTTACTTGGTCCAGAGCATCCTTTAGCATCCTTGAAG GTGCGCGCCCACCAGCTCGTGCTCCCACCCTGTGACGTCGTGATCAAGGCTGTGGCCGACTACGTCCGCAACATCCCGGACATCGCCGACCTGGAGGCCATCGCCAAGGACATCTTCAAGCATTCACAG TCGTGCACTGATGACAAAGTGATCCGCTTCAAGAAGGCAGTGGAGTACTACTCAGTGGCCAGCACACCCCCTCACTTGCCTCCACTATTCG TTGGACCAAAACACATGGGAGTGCCTGCTGCAGCGCCGTCTCCAAAGATGCTCAACATTCCACAGGTGCCGCTGCCCATTAAACCGGGG GTCCGTCTCCCGTTCTTAGAGCCTCTGGTGGAGCGCGGCCTCGCTCTCGACTCTGTGGAGAGAGGCCTTACGGAGCAGAACAGCTTCGGCGACATTCCTCACGAAGGGAAGCACACACCGCTGTACGAGAGGTCCTCTCCGAGCAACCCGGGCCAGGCCGGCAGTCCCAACCACACGCGGGCCGCTCTCCTCCACGCCTGCTCTGCATCATCTTCCTCTGAGAACGACGAGAGCTCAGGCACAACTGCCAA tcatctTAGTGACCATAAGGGAGGCTGGGAGAAAAACGGACACTCTGTGAACCCACCAGAGGGAGACCTGGAGGACCAAACAAAA GTGGACCTCTGTGTAAAATTCGAGGCTTGCCCAGGGTCACAGCCCGGAGGTCTCCACAGCCTGAATGCCCAGATCCCCTCCCTGCTCTCTATGCCAACCAGGAACCACATGGACATCACCATCCCGCCTCTCCCTGCTGTGGCCCCCGAAGTCCTGCGGGTGGCTGAGCACAGACACAAGAAGGGCCTTATGTACCCCTACATCTACCATGTTGTCACTAAG GGTGAGATTAAGCTGTCTGTCACCGTTGAGGATGAAGCTAACAAAGACCTGCCTTCAGCCGTGCAGCTGTTTCGTCCCATCCGTCAATATGTTTACGGAGTGCTCTTCAGCCTGGCGGAGGCCAGGAAGAAGGCTGAGAGACTCGCCATGAGGAAGAACTGCCTCCCTGCAT acacacacgtccTCGTCAAAGAGTGGGCCGCCTACAAAGGCAAGTCTCCCCACACTCCGGAGCTGGTGGAGGCTCTGCCCTTCAGGGAGTGGACCTGCCCTAACCTGAGGAAGCTGTGGCTGGGCAAGGCCGTCGAAGACAAGAACCGCAGGATGAGGGCGTTCCTGGCCTGCATGCGCTCCGACACTCCGGCTATGCTGAACCCTGCCAATGTCCCCATGCCGCTCATGGTGCTCTGTTGTGTGCTGCG GTTTATGTTACAATGGCCAGGAGTAAGAATTTTGCGTCGTAACGAACTTGACGCTTTCCTAGCCCAAGCACTTTCCACTAAACTTTATGAGCCTGACCAGCTGCAGGAACTGAAG ATAGACAACCTGGACCCTCGAGGAGTCCAGCTGGCCGCTCTGTTCATGAGCGGCGTGGACATGGCTCTGTTCGCCAACGACGCGTGCGGACAGCCGATACCTTGGGAGCACTGCTGTCCCTGGATGTACTTTGACGGCAAGCTGCTTCAGAGCAAACTCAACAGAGCCAACCGGGAGAAGGCCCAGCTCATTGATCTCTGTGACGGTCAG gggGAGCTGGTTGCCAAGGCGGAGAAGATGCGTCACAGCATCCTCGAAGGTCTCAACTTCACTCGACCGCCTCATCCTCCGCCATTCCCGCCGCCGCCGATTCCACCTCCTCACGGGATGCCTTTCTACCCCCCCGCTGGCTCCTTCTTTCCCCCGCCCCCTATGATGCCTCCTCAGGGGAGAGGCAGAGGGATGCCTGGAGGGTACAGCCAAG GACTTCAAAGCATGTCGTCTCAGGGTGGGAAGCTGGAGATAGCCGGCACGGTGGTGGGTCAGTGGGCTGGAGCGCGACGcggcagagggagagggggcTTCCCGCTCCAGGTGGTGTCTGTTGGTGGACCGAACAGAGG TCGTCCCAGAGGAGTGATCTCAACGCCCGTCATCAGGGCGTTCGGTCGCGGGGGCAGGTACCACACTCGAGTCTTCAAGAGCCAGACAGCATACCTG ccgAGTAAGCCCCCTCACAAACCGGCCCATACATCTGGACAGGATgcagtgaaagagagaaagaggtccAAAGCGGAGGAGAGAAAATCCCCCGCGTCACCGTGCGACGGCTCGACGACGGAGAACGGCGTGGAGGACAAAGAGGCGGACCAGCTGAACGGAGACGAAGCGGAACGCAGGGCTCCCATCCAACCTGAAAGTGCCTTCAAATGCGACTCCAAGACGTGCAATTCTAATCCTCACTTAAATGCACTAAACGACGACAGCGGCTGCCATAGAGATGAAGGTCTAGAGGCCGCTGTCTTGAGAAAAGAAGAGTAA